The Candidatus Binataceae bacterium sequence CCGTAAACCAGCCATGGCTGGCGCCCCAGTTCGGCAGTCATCCAACCTGCGGTCGTTGCGATGTAAGGAAATGGCGCCAGCAGCATCAACGCCCAGAGGATGAGCGGAGTTTCGAACAGGCGGCGCCGATACAGCATGAAGGCGGCCAGGGCATATACGGCGACGAAGATTGTCCCGAGACCGACCATGATGTGGTACGCATAGTAGAGTAATGCGATGTTGTCGGGCCACTCGGTCTCAGGAAATTGCAATAGACCCCGAACCTCAGATTTCCAGTGCCGATATGTCAGGAAGCTGAGCACGCCGGGAACGACAATCGGATTATCAAGTCTGCGCGCATCCACGTTCGGCTGGCCAATGATCACGATTGGCGCGCCATGCGTGCTGTCGAACAATCCTTCCATCGCGGCGAGCGTGACCGGCTGATACTGCGCAACATTGCGGCCTTGCTGATCGCCAGTCGGGAAGATCATGAACGCCGACGCGATGAGCCCGGCGATAACTCCGATCCGTACGAAAGTACGGCCGAAGTCCTCAAATTGACGGGTCAAAAGATAGAAGGCCCCGAGCGCCGTCATTACCGTCGATCCAGTCACAACCGCGGCAGTCATATTGTGCATGTATTGCCAGACCATCCAGCGATTCGTAAGCACCGCCGACAGGCTTACGAGCGAAAACGAGCCGTCGCTTGCCTGCGCATAGCCGACAGGATGCTGCATCCATGCGTTGGTCGATATGATGAAGAATCCTGAAATCCACGAGCCAAGAAAAACGAGGAACGCCGACAGCCAATGGAGCCGCGGGCCGAGCTGGCGTTCACCGTAAAGGAACGCTCCGAGAAAAGTCGATTCCAGGAAGAACGAAAATACACCTTCCATGGCGAGCGGCTGGCCGATCACGCCGCCGGTTATCTTAGAAAAAGCGGACCAGTTCGTACCAAACTGGAATTCCATCGGAATTCCGGTGACGACTCCGATTACGAAATTGATTCCGAAGATTCGGGCCCAGAATTGGGCCGCCTTGTTATAATGTTCGTCACCGGAGCGAAGCGCCAGCGTCTTGAGCACCACGATGAGCAGCCCGAGGCCCATCGTGAGCTGCGGGAATAAATAATGAAACGTAATTGTGAACGCGAAATGGATTCGATGTAATATCAGTGCATCCACAGCAAACTGCGCCAGATACGCGGATCTCCGATTCTTTACGCGAGGCTAGTACTCAAGCGTTTATCGTAGCGAGTTAGATGCTGCTTGGCGAGAAAAAGTTACGCGATGAGCGCCAGGAACGGTCCGCGATTAAGAGCCCTACGCGAAACGTGGTTCGCGCAGTTCAGGTCCTGAATTGATACGCTCACCGGTGCGGAACTTTGCGTTCTCTACACATTTCGCTATTGCACTTCGCGCGGCGTGCTCGGAAATCTGAACCAAGCTTGATCGGCAGACCCGCACTCAACCGCAGGGGGAGGATAGCCATGCATCGCCAAAGGGGGAGTTGGAACTCGTTCGTGGCTGGCCTTATCGTGATTGTTGTTGTCGCGTCGGCCGCGGCTGCCGCGCAGACAGATGACCTGCGCTGTTGGCGCCGGGCCCTCGCAAGTTAGGTGCACTTGCCGTGGAACAGATGCGCCGCTTCGGGGAGTCGCCCGACCAGATCGATAAACTCGAGCGCGAGACGAATGATCTGGATAATCATCGGTTGCGGCCGACCGCCATGATTTTGGGTTACCCGCCTTGTACTGGTATGACCTCGAAGCGCGCAACGAGATCGCTGTCGCCCGCCAGCTAAAGATTCCTATCCTGATTCTCCATGGAAGCCGCGACTTTCAGGCCATGGACGAGGCTCAAGCAATGGCAGACGGGTCTCAAGGGGGTGCCTCATGTTCGAGTTGAAACTATCGTCGGGCTGAATCACGCGTTCATGGCTGGAACCGGAAAGGCAAACAGTCGGGAAGAGATTATGACTACTGGTCACGTCGATTCGCGGGTGATCAATGCGATAGCGGCGTTTATCGAAAATCCGCTGGCGAGGTGAACGTGGAGGGAGCGGTTTGCTGCGCCTAGCGACGGAAAGAAGTGAAGGTTTTCAAAAAATTGAATCGATGGCGCCAGTGTTGACCGATGTGCCGGGTCGACTTCACCCAGTTGAACTGCACGCTCATCCTCGGACCTTCGTAAGCCAGGTGTCCATGCCATGAGCGATTCGAACGCAAAAAGATCAGCATGTTGCCGAACAGCGGCGGGATTTCCAGCGCGTAATCGTCTATGTTCTTCGAGCGCAGGATTCGAAGCGCGCCCCCAGCGTCACTCCAGTCACTGTTCAGATAGAGCAACACGGAGATGATCTTTTCGGCCATGTCTGTATGCACGTATCCGTCGGATTCACGACGGAGCTGGCCTCTGACGCTGATCGTTGTGGGTCGTTCCTTTAGATCGACGTTGAACTTGGACTCCACGATTTCGCGAAAGCGCGGGCTCTCGAGATCATCGATGAGAGCCCGGAAGCCCGGCCCAAAGCGCACCGCGGAGAGCGGTATGCTGCCAGTTGAGGAAATCAGGGGCGCATCGGCCAGAACGACGGAACGCGACGCAGGATTGATTGCATCACTGGCAAAGACAAAATGATATGGCTCGATATGCAACGGCGCGCGCATGATCGCGTCGGCGTCCAGGATGGCGAAGCCATCCGATGCAATCGGCGCTTCGTTCGCGTTCTTGGGAGCGTCAGCCATGAGAACAAGAGAACGGTAGTCGTTTGCGCGATCGGCGACAATCGTGGAACCGTCATGATATCCATCAAGGACTCGGCAGATGAGCCGTCGGTCGCCCCAGGGTGCAAAAACGAAACTTTAGACGAATCCTGATCGTACGCCTGAGTTCGCTCGGTGACGTGATCCAGACCTTGCCCCTGCCGAGCGTCGTGCGCGAGGCGTACCCCAAGGCTGAAATCGGCTGGGCGATAGACCGCGAACTCGCGCCGGCGATCGCGGGACACCTCGACGTTAACCGGGTACATCAATGCGACCGCCTTCGATGGGGCCGCAGTCTCCGAACTCCAACTGAATGGCGCCGCACGATGAGCGAGGCGCGAAGGTTTATCGATGAAGTACGCGCAGTCGGCTA is a genomic window containing:
- a CDS encoding cytochrome ubiquinol oxidase subunit I, coding for MDALILHRIHFAFTITFHYLFPQLTMGLGLLIVVLKTLALRSGDEHYNKAAQFWARIFGINFVIGVVTGIPMEFQFGTNWSAFSKITGGVIGQPLAMEGVFSFFLESTFLGAFLYGERQLGPRLHWLSAFLVFLGSWISGFFIISTNAWMQHPVGYAQASDGSFSLVSLSAVLTNRWMVWQYMHNMTAAVVTGSTVMTALGAFYLLTRQFEDFGRTFVRIGVIAGLIASAFMIFPTGDQQGRNVAQYQPVTLAAMEGLFDSTHGAPIVIIGQPNVDARRLDNPIVVPGVLSFLTYRHWKSEVRGLLQFPETEWPDNIALLYYAYHIMVGLGTIFVAVYALAAFMLYRRRLFETPLILWALMLLAPFPYIATTAGWMTAELGRQPWLVYGLMRTAVGSSPQVSVGNGLFTLLGFMGMYTVLAILFLFLVYFEVQRGPGGVDTHLEQSTMAAAD
- a CDS encoding 2OG-Fe(II) oxygenase — translated: MADAPKNANEAPIASDGFAILDADAIMRAPLHIEPYHFVFASDAINPASRSVVLADAPLISSTGSIPLSAVRFGPGFRALIDDLESPRFREIVESKFNVDLKERPTTISVRGQLRRESDGYVHTDMAEKIISVLLYLNSDWSDAGGALRILRSKNIDDYALEIPPLFGNMLIFLRSNRSWHGHLAYEGPRMSVQFNWVKSTRHIGQHWRHRFNFLKTFTSFRR